Genomic window (Sphingomonas sp. S1-29):
TTCGCGCTGGCGCTGCCGCTTCTGCTTACCCTGAGCCTAACCGGCGCCGAACTGACGAACTACATCATTACGCGGATGCGGTTGAGCCAGCTGGCGCTCCACCTTGCTGACAACTCGGCACGGGTCGGGCTTGGCGGTCGGCGGGAAGCCAAGAAAGTCAATGAAGCCGACATCGAAGATTTGTTCACGGGAGCAGACTATCAATCGGGTGAACTCGATCTGTTGGAGAACGGTCGCGTCATTCTTTCAAGCCTCGAGCCGATGGCCACCGGGACGCTGGCGCGCATTCGTTGGCAGCGCTGCAAGGGCGCGAAGCCACACGCGTCGAGTTACGGAATTCAGGGCGACGAAAATCTCAACGGGATCGGGCCTACCGGGCGGAGGGCGATGGTCCTCCCCGATGGCGTCACCATGTTCGTCGAAGTATATTATGAATATACGCCGCTGGTATCCGA
Coding sequences:
- a CDS encoding TadE/TadG family type IV pilus assembly protein; this encodes MAELLMITCALPGRLARRLVASRGGVALTEFALALPLLLTLSLTGAELTNYIITRMRLSQLALHLADNSARVGLGGRREAKKVNEADIEDLFTGADYQSGELDLLENGRVILSSLEPMATGTLARIRWQRCKGAKPHASSYGIQGDENLNGIGPTGRRAMVLPDGVTMFVEVYYEYTPLVSERLVPSRTMIEIASMMVRERRNTGGPNNGIFTSPGVTPSTC